One window of Legionella pneumophila subsp. pneumophila str. Philadelphia 1 genomic DNA carries:
- a CDS encoding cold-shock protein, producing the protein MSQRETGHVKWFNEKKGFGFIVNQKGEDIFVHYKDIQGVGFKTLHENDPVTFELDRGPKGLKAQNVVVASESVHTEE; encoded by the coding sequence ATGTCGCAAAGAGAAACAGGCCATGTTAAATGGTTTAATGAAAAAAAAGGATTTGGTTTTATTGTTAATCAAAAAGGCGAAGATATTTTCGTGCATTACAAAGACATTCAGGGAGTTGGTTTTAAAACGCTGCATGAAAATGATCCAGTCACCTTTGAACTTGATCGAGGACCTAAGGGTTTGAAAGCACAAAATGTGGTAGTGGCTAGCGAATCAGTACACACAGAAGAATAA
- a CDS encoding HPF/RaiA family ribosome-associated protein has protein sequence MLLPIQVTFRNMDPSKAVESRAIKLAKKLDCLYDKIMGCRVVIESPHRHHNKGKLYHVRIDLTVPDAELVVSRESSNKHAHEDVYVSLRDAFNAIERQLKNYANQRRGHVKRHEDSIRGGRVLEVCPIADYGYIETIDGRLIRFTGQSVVDYDINKLEVGDRVRFVETVKNTQEAAASTVYVEGKRHIMN, from the coding sequence ATGTTACTTCCTATTCAGGTGACATTCCGAAATATGGATCCATCAAAAGCTGTTGAAAGCAGGGCTATAAAACTTGCTAAAAAGCTTGATTGTCTTTATGACAAAATAATGGGTTGTCGAGTAGTCATTGAGTCTCCTCATCGCCATCATAACAAAGGAAAGCTTTATCATGTACGTATTGATCTGACAGTTCCTGATGCTGAGTTAGTTGTGAGCCGTGAATCATCAAACAAGCATGCGCATGAAGATGTATATGTTTCTCTAAGAGACGCTTTTAATGCGATTGAGCGCCAGCTTAAAAATTATGCAAATCAACGGCGAGGCCATGTCAAGCGTCATGAGGATTCTATTCGTGGTGGGAGAGTTCTTGAAGTATGTCCCATTGCTGATTATGGCTACATAGAAACAATTGATGGGCGTCTGATACGATTTACAGGCCAAAGTGTCGTTGATTATGACATCAATAAATTAGAGGTTGGTGACCGAGTACGATTTGTTGAAACGGTTAAAAACACACAGGAGGCTGCTGCAAGTACGGTTTACGTTGAAGGTAAACGCCATATTATGAACTAA